The following are encoded together in the Bactrocera neohumeralis isolate Rockhampton chromosome 6, APGP_CSIRO_Bneo_wtdbg2-racon-allhic-juicebox.fasta_v2, whole genome shotgun sequence genome:
- the LOC126762084 gene encoding trafficking protein particle complex subunit 12 — translation MDSKNSAQSNPSLSQYFADDPPSFFDELANSSTHKDSVDNATGPAPVAPPRTNQKPQPAPSNLTANTFSGAFKAPEYVENALDGEDDLKVTEYVRNFWEPATCEHGSMRPPLLTTPGIQTPNDLPDLIAEAVLKHLGETELSQRNILGIDNVTQDERGLRTLISAGCYRSAVNLTGRLLTIYGQGYGRAGQPAKHSPHSLQLWFTRLALLAKLGEFELLQAEAEPFDQLNRPDVYYEFYPEMYNGKTGSIACFSFRLLLAELPIYLNNPHLGLDRLSELYVICNEIRKYFVGREPKEAEQFWWRREMRVLHSIVNCALIMKKFNLIDDIIRGMILEKNDLSKEERRALYSAWGRIYLQIGDIFGAEQKFAEARRMREINSTADLRDLVDKGLITVAENDFRGAYAIFQKALHLESGNTMILNNMGVCLLYEGKLKEAIKLFEHAINLNPQKSLNESLLVNLSTLYELESNNSKHKKLNLLRLINKYKPDLNMDLKICLKLESVN, via the exons ATGGATTCCAAAAATTCAGCGCAGTCAAATCCCAGCCTAAGTCAATATTTCGCCGATGATCCACCAAGCTTTTTTGATGAATTGGCAAACAGCAGTACACACAAGGATAGTG TTGACAACGCTACCGGGCCAGCACCAGTAGCACCGCCCCGTACAAATCAAAAACCTCAACCGGCGCCCAGCAATTTGACAGCGAATACTTTTAGTGGTGCTTTTAAAGCTCCGGAATATGTAGAAAATGCTCTAGACGGTGAAGACGATCTCAAAGTTACGGAGTATGTACGAAATTTCTGGGAGCCAGCAACTTGTGAACACGGTAGTATGCGGCCTCCATTACTAACTACACCAGGCATACAGACGCCAAATGATCTG CCGGACTTAATTGCTGAGGCAGTGTTGAAACATTTAGGCGAAACGGAGTTGTCGCAACGAAATATACTCGGCATAGACAATGTTACACAAGATGAGCGCGGTTTGCGCACATTAATAAGTGCTGGTTGCTACCGTTCGGCTGTAAACCTAACCGGACGTTTGTTGACAATCTATGGACAAGGTTATGGACGAGCAGGTCAGCCTGCTAAACATTCACCACACTCACTGCAGTTGTGGTTCACGCGCTTAGCACTTTTAGCCAAATTGGGTGAATTCGAGCTACTGCAGGCAGAAGCAGAGCCATTCGATCAACTCAATCGACCAGATGTCTACTATGAg TTCTATCCAGAAATGTATAACGGCAAAACTGGTTCAATAGCTTGTTTCTCATTTCGTTTACTACTTGCTGAGTTGCCCATTTATTTGAATAATCCACACTTGGGGTTAGATCGACTCTCAGAACTTTATGTGATTTGTaatgaaatacgaaaatatttcgtCGGACGAGAGCCTAAAGAAGCTGAACAATTTTGGTGGCGCCGAGAGATGCGTGTACTACATTCCATAGTCAACTGCGCTTTAATA ATGAAAAAGTTCAATTTGATTGATGACATCATACGCGGCATGATATTAGAAAAGAACGATTTGAGCAAAGAAGAACGTCGAGCATTGTATTCCGCGTGGGGacgtatttatttgcaaattggTGACATATTTGGCGCTGAACAAAAATTTGCGGAGGCGCGTCGCATGCGCGAAAT cAACTCCACAGCCGATTTGCGTGACTTGGTAGACAAAGGTCTAATTACTGTAGCCGAAAATGATTTTCGTGGCGCCTATGCTATTTTCCAAAAGGCCTTACATTTAGAATCCGGCAACACAATGATACTAAACAACATGGGCGTTTGCCTGCTATACGAAGGAAAACTAAAAGAAGCTATTAAACTATTTGAACATGCAATCAATTTGAATCCGCAAAAATCGCTAAACGAGAGCTTATTAGTAAATTTATCCACACTTTATGAATTGGAGTCGAATAATTCAAagcataaaaaactaaatttactaCGGCTTATCAATAAATATAAGCCTGATTTAAATATGGATTTAAAGATTTGCTTGAAATTGGAATCTGTAAATTGA
- the LOC126763365 gene encoding E3 ubiquitin-protein ligase mind-bomb isoform X1 → MACAATSGKESTAAVNTSNGNASVIGASGVGNANTVGAAGLVNSAGAGGTVASATTGAGVTGGAGAGSSVGGAGNVGGISGSSGVAGANGSSGGATGNSNANRQARFAMEGVGARVIRGPDWKWGKQDGGEGHVGTVRNFESSEEVVVVWDNGTAANYRCAGAYDLRILDSAPTGIKHDGTMCDTCRQQPIFGIRWKCAECINYDLCSICYHGDKHHLRHRFYRIATPGGERIMLEPRRKSKKVAVRGIFPGARVVRGVDWQWEDQDGGVLRRGKVNEIQDWSSASPRSAAYVVWDNGAKNLYRVGFEGMADLKVVNDAKGNTVYRDHLPLLGENGPGKGPHGFQIGDKVTVDLDLEIVQSLQHGHGGWTDGMFECLNNPGIVVGIDEDHDIVVAYNSGNRWTFNPAVLTKVSSPTTAPPEFQVGDIVKICSDVESIKMLQRGHGEWADAMQLTLGKLGRVQQVYHDNDLKVEVGNTSWTYNPLAVTKVASASADGSCVPVISSGERLSAILKKLFEPNVSGDATEEFVKAAANGYASRCEEYLSGNVQAATSTAAGAAAAGAQATVPDVNGVFAGHTALQAASQNGHTDVIQVLLRHNVDVEIEDKDGDRAVHHAAFGDEPAVIEILSKAGADLNARNKRRQTALHIAVNKGHLNVVKTLLLLACHASLQDSEGDTPLHDAISKEHDEMLSLLLDYGADIKLTNNNGFNALHHAALKGNPSAMKILLTKTKTVRPWIVEEKKDDGYTALHLAALNNHVEIAELLVHMGKANMDRQNVNLQTALHLAVERQHVQIVKLLVQEGANLNIPDKDGDTPLHEALRHHTLSQLKQLQDVEGFGKLLMGLRNPNNKKASASIACFLAANGADLTLKNRKSQTPLDLCPDPNLCKTLVKCYNERKTDDSELPGNVAGTSLNARARALATPAVMGGANGGVGSLNSLPVSVVSAAAGNGGVGVAGMTTSMQQTVAANLPLGTVLKGGAVGAGGMNSVGADVRNSNTSGGLNSLANDLSQSLHVANDAVKQAPLEECLVCSDAKRDTVFKPCGHVCCCDTCAPRVKKCLICRETVTSREKIDECLVCSDRRASIFFRPCGHMVACENCSGLMKKCVLCRTQIEEMLPYSLCCGGAGIAEKVHGVTHCLTDDKSNEMHCVNTSGHGVAMNNTVPGAMSTPVASANQLNSQNNILASNAATAAAAGAATVLVAPSNVNSFQMDDVQKLKQQLQDIKEQTMCPVCFDRIKNMVFLCGHGTCQMCGDQIDGCPICRKTVEKRILLF, encoded by the exons ATGGCTTGTGCAGCAACTTCTGGCAAAGAATCGACGGCTGCAGTGAATACTTCAAATGGTAATGCCAGTGTAATTGGAGCGAGCGGTGTAGGAAATGCAAACACTGTAGGTGCGGCCGGATTAGTGAATAGTGCAGGTGCCGGCGGTACGGTAGCTAGTGCCACGACAGGTGCTGGCGTTACGGGTGGAGCAGGTGCAGGCAGTTCCGTCGGTGGTGCGGGCAATGTCGGTGGTATTAGCGGAAGTAGTGGTGTTGCAGGAGCCAACGGTTCATCAGGTGGAGCTACAGGCAATTCTAATGCTAATCGGCAAGCTCGTTTCGCTATGGAAGGTGTCGGTGCTCGTGTAATACGTGGCCCGGACTGGAAGTGGGGCAAGCAG GATGGTGGCGAAGGTCACGTAGGCACCGTACGCAATTTTGAATCTTCCGAGGAGGTTGTTGTCGTTTGGGATAACGGTACCGCGGCCAATTACCGCTGTGCCGGTGCATATGATTTACGCATATTGGACAGCGCACCGACCGGCATCAAGCATGATGGCACAATGTGCGATACCTGTCGTCAGCAGCCAATATTTGGTATACGTTGGAAGTGTGCAGAGTGTATTAATTATGATCTATGTTCGATTTGTTATCATGGGGATAAGCATCATTTACGTCATCGCTTCTATCGTATCGCCACTCCAGGTGGCGAGCGCATTATGTTAGAGCCACGACGCAAATCGAAAAAAGTAGCGGTGCGCGGCATATTTCCGGGTGCACGTGTAGTACGTGGCGTTGACTGGCAATGGGAAGACCAAGATGGTGGCGTCCTACGTCGTGGCAAAGTGAACGAAATACAAGATTGGTCCTCAGCATCGCCGCGTTCAGCGGCCTATGTTGTATGGGATAATGGAGCAAAGAATTTGTATCGTGTTGGTTTCGAAGGCATGGCTGATTTGAAG GTGGTTAATGATGCTAAAGGCAATACAGTTTACCGCGATCACTTGCCGTTGTTGGGTGAAAATGGACCCGGCAAAGGACCACATGGCTTTCAGATTGGTGATAAGGTCACCGTTGACTTGGATTTGGAAATTGTGCAGTCGTTACAACACGGACACGGCGGCTGGACTGATGGCATGTTTGAGTGCCTCAATAATCCCGGTATAGTTGTTGGAATCGATGAAGATCACGATATTGTTGTTGCCTACAATTCAGGCAATCGCTGGACTTTCAATCCCGCAGTATTGACAAAAGTATCCTCACCTACAACGGCTCCACCCGAGTTTCAAGTAGGTGATATTGTGAAGATATGTTCCGATGTGGAGAGTATTAAAATGTTGCAACGCGGCCATGGTGAATGGGCAGATGCTATGCAGCTG ACACTTGGAAAATTGGGCCGCGTACAGCAAGTTTATCACGATAACGATTTGAAGGTGGAAGTGGGCAACACCTCATGGACATATAATCCACTTGCAGTTACTAAAGTG GCTTCTGCCTCTGCTGACGGCAGCTGCGTACCCGTTATTTCGAGCGGTGAACGTTTGTCTGCTATATTAAAGAAACTTTTCGAACCGAATGTGTCTGGTGATGCCACCGAGGAATTTGTTAAAGCCGCCGCTAATGGTTATGCA TCACGCTGTGAGGAGTATCTTTCCGGCAATGTACAGGCGGCCACATCCACCGCGGCTGGCGCTGCCGCTGCTGGCGCACAGGCCACCGTGCCCGATGTAAATGGCGTATTTGCCGGCCACACTGCGCTCCAGGCAGCCAGTCAAAACGGACACACAGATGTCATACAAGTTTTGTTGCGTCACAATGTCGATGTGGAAATCGAGGATAAAGATGGCGACCGCGCTGTGCATCATGCCGCATTCGGCGATGAGCCTGCTGTTATTGAGATACTCTCCAAGGCAGGCGCTGATTTGAATGCACGCAATAAGCGACGTCAGACCGCGCTACACATTGCTGTCAATAAGGGGCACTTGAATGTAGTAAAAACTTTACTATTGTTGGCTTGTCATGCTAGTTTGCAGGATTCGGAGGGTGATACACCACTACACGATGCCATATCGAAGGAACACGATGAGATGCTCTCGCTTTTGCTTGACTATGGCGCCGACATTAAGCTAACCAACAATAATGGCTTCAATGCACTACACCATGCCGCGCTCAAGGGTAATCCGAGCGCTATGAAAATATTACTCACTAAAACTAAAACGGTTCGCCCATGGATTGTGGAGGAGAAAAAGGATGACGGCTatacggcattgcatttggccGCCTTGAACAATCACGTTGAAATCGCCGAGTTGCTCGTGCATATGGGCAAGGCGAATATGGATCGGCAAAATGTAAACTTGCAGACCGCTTTACATTTGGCTGTTGAGCGCCAGCATGTGCAAATCGTTAAGTTGCTCGTGCAGGAAGGTGCCAATTTGAACATTCCCGATAAGGATGGCGACACACCGTTACATGAGGCATTGCGTCATCATACACTCTCGCAGCTGAAACAGCTGCAAGATGTCGAAGGTTTTGGCAAGCTATTGATGGGACTACGTAATCCGAATAATAAAAAGGCATCCGCATCGATTGCCTGTTTTCTGGCAGCAAATGGCGCTGATTTAACCTTGAAGAATCGTAAATCACAAACACCGCTGGACTTATGTCCCGATCCGAATTTATGCAAAACACTCGTTAAATGCTACAATGAACGTAAAACTGATGATTCCGAATTGCCCGGCAATGTCGCTGGCACCAGCTTAAATGCGCGCGCACGCGCACTTGCCACACCAGCCGTTATGGGCGGCGCTAATGGTGGCGTTGGCAGTTTGAACTCCCTGCCAGTATCAGTGGTGAGTGCTGCTGCAGGTAATGGTGGTGTAGGTGTTGCTGGCATGACGACCAGTATGCAGCAAACGGTTGCCGCTAATCTGCCATTGGGCACTGTGTTGAAAGGTGGCGCTGTAGGCGCTGGCGGTATGAACAGTGTTGGCGCCGATGTGCGTAATAGCAACACAAGCGGTGGCTTAAATAGCTTGGCTAATGATCTGTCGCAATCGCTGCATGTCGCCAATGATGCGGTGAAGCAGGCGCCACTGGAAGAATGTCTTGTTTGCTCCGATGCCAAGCGTGATACGGTGTTCAAG CCATGCGGTCACGTTTGTTGTTGCGACACTTGCGCACCGCGCGTTAAAAAGTGTCTAATTTGTCGTGAAACTGTCACATCACGTGAGAAAATCGACGAATGTTTGGTTTGCTCCGATCGTCGTGCCTCCATATTCTTCCGTCCATGTGGCCATATGGTCGCATGCGAAAATTGCTCTGGCCTAATGAAGAAATGCGTGCTTTGTCGCACACAAATCGAAGAAATGCTGCCCTACTCCTTATGCTGCGGCGGCGCTGGCATTGCCGAGAAG GTTCACGGCGTCACTCACTGCTTAACCGACGATAAATCCAACGAAATGCATTGCGTTAATACTTCAGGTCACGGTGTGGCCATGAATAATACTGTGCCCGGCGCTATGAGCACGCCCGTCGCCAGCGCCAATCAGCTGAatagtcaaaataatattttggctAGTAATGCTGCTACCGCCGCCGCTGCAGGCGCCGCCACTGTACTGGTGGCACCATCGAATGTCAACAGCTTTCAAATGGACGATGTGCAGAAACTCAAACAGCAGTTGCAGGATATCAAGGAGCAG aCTATGTGCCCCGTTTGCTTTGATCGCATCAAGAATATGGTATTTCTTTGCGGGCATGGCACTTGTCAAATGTGCGGCGATCAAATTGATGGCTGTCCGATTTGTCGCAAAACTGTGGAGAAACGTATTTTACTATTCTAA
- the LOC126763365 gene encoding E3 ubiquitin-protein ligase mind-bomb isoform X2 produces MRNYNYRVIISDGGEGHVGTVRNFESSEEVVVVWDNGTAANYRCAGAYDLRILDSAPTGIKHDGTMCDTCRQQPIFGIRWKCAECINYDLCSICYHGDKHHLRHRFYRIATPGGERIMLEPRRKSKKVAVRGIFPGARVVRGVDWQWEDQDGGVLRRGKVNEIQDWSSASPRSAAYVVWDNGAKNLYRVGFEGMADLKVVNDAKGNTVYRDHLPLLGENGPGKGPHGFQIGDKVTVDLDLEIVQSLQHGHGGWTDGMFECLNNPGIVVGIDEDHDIVVAYNSGNRWTFNPAVLTKVSSPTTAPPEFQVGDIVKICSDVESIKMLQRGHGEWADAMQLTLGKLGRVQQVYHDNDLKVEVGNTSWTYNPLAVTKVASASADGSCVPVISSGERLSAILKKLFEPNVSGDATEEFVKAAANGYASRCEEYLSGNVQAATSTAAGAAAAGAQATVPDVNGVFAGHTALQAASQNGHTDVIQVLLRHNVDVEIEDKDGDRAVHHAAFGDEPAVIEILSKAGADLNARNKRRQTALHIAVNKGHLNVVKTLLLLACHASLQDSEGDTPLHDAISKEHDEMLSLLLDYGADIKLTNNNGFNALHHAALKGNPSAMKILLTKTKTVRPWIVEEKKDDGYTALHLAALNNHVEIAELLVHMGKANMDRQNVNLQTALHLAVERQHVQIVKLLVQEGANLNIPDKDGDTPLHEALRHHTLSQLKQLQDVEGFGKLLMGLRNPNNKKASASIACFLAANGADLTLKNRKSQTPLDLCPDPNLCKTLVKCYNERKTDDSELPGNVAGTSLNARARALATPAVMGGANGGVGSLNSLPVSVVSAAAGNGGVGVAGMTTSMQQTVAANLPLGTVLKGGAVGAGGMNSVGADVRNSNTSGGLNSLANDLSQSLHVANDAVKQAPLEECLVCSDAKRDTVFKPCGHVCCCDTCAPRVKKCLICRETVTSREKIDECLVCSDRRASIFFRPCGHMVACENCSGLMKKCVLCRTQIEEMLPYSLCCGGAGIAEKVHGVTHCLTDDKSNEMHCVNTSGHGVAMNNTVPGAMSTPVASANQLNSQNNILASNAATAAAAGAATVLVAPSNVNSFQMDDVQKLKQQLQDIKEQTMCPVCFDRIKNMVFLCGHGTCQMCGDQIDGCPICRKTVEKRILLF; encoded by the exons ATGCGTAATTACAACTATCGTGTGATTATATCT GATGGTGGCGAAGGTCACGTAGGCACCGTACGCAATTTTGAATCTTCCGAGGAGGTTGTTGTCGTTTGGGATAACGGTACCGCGGCCAATTACCGCTGTGCCGGTGCATATGATTTACGCATATTGGACAGCGCACCGACCGGCATCAAGCATGATGGCACAATGTGCGATACCTGTCGTCAGCAGCCAATATTTGGTATACGTTGGAAGTGTGCAGAGTGTATTAATTATGATCTATGTTCGATTTGTTATCATGGGGATAAGCATCATTTACGTCATCGCTTCTATCGTATCGCCACTCCAGGTGGCGAGCGCATTATGTTAGAGCCACGACGCAAATCGAAAAAAGTAGCGGTGCGCGGCATATTTCCGGGTGCACGTGTAGTACGTGGCGTTGACTGGCAATGGGAAGACCAAGATGGTGGCGTCCTACGTCGTGGCAAAGTGAACGAAATACAAGATTGGTCCTCAGCATCGCCGCGTTCAGCGGCCTATGTTGTATGGGATAATGGAGCAAAGAATTTGTATCGTGTTGGTTTCGAAGGCATGGCTGATTTGAAG GTGGTTAATGATGCTAAAGGCAATACAGTTTACCGCGATCACTTGCCGTTGTTGGGTGAAAATGGACCCGGCAAAGGACCACATGGCTTTCAGATTGGTGATAAGGTCACCGTTGACTTGGATTTGGAAATTGTGCAGTCGTTACAACACGGACACGGCGGCTGGACTGATGGCATGTTTGAGTGCCTCAATAATCCCGGTATAGTTGTTGGAATCGATGAAGATCACGATATTGTTGTTGCCTACAATTCAGGCAATCGCTGGACTTTCAATCCCGCAGTATTGACAAAAGTATCCTCACCTACAACGGCTCCACCCGAGTTTCAAGTAGGTGATATTGTGAAGATATGTTCCGATGTGGAGAGTATTAAAATGTTGCAACGCGGCCATGGTGAATGGGCAGATGCTATGCAGCTG ACACTTGGAAAATTGGGCCGCGTACAGCAAGTTTATCACGATAACGATTTGAAGGTGGAAGTGGGCAACACCTCATGGACATATAATCCACTTGCAGTTACTAAAGTG GCTTCTGCCTCTGCTGACGGCAGCTGCGTACCCGTTATTTCGAGCGGTGAACGTTTGTCTGCTATATTAAAGAAACTTTTCGAACCGAATGTGTCTGGTGATGCCACCGAGGAATTTGTTAAAGCCGCCGCTAATGGTTATGCA TCACGCTGTGAGGAGTATCTTTCCGGCAATGTACAGGCGGCCACATCCACCGCGGCTGGCGCTGCCGCTGCTGGCGCACAGGCCACCGTGCCCGATGTAAATGGCGTATTTGCCGGCCACACTGCGCTCCAGGCAGCCAGTCAAAACGGACACACAGATGTCATACAAGTTTTGTTGCGTCACAATGTCGATGTGGAAATCGAGGATAAAGATGGCGACCGCGCTGTGCATCATGCCGCATTCGGCGATGAGCCTGCTGTTATTGAGATACTCTCCAAGGCAGGCGCTGATTTGAATGCACGCAATAAGCGACGTCAGACCGCGCTACACATTGCTGTCAATAAGGGGCACTTGAATGTAGTAAAAACTTTACTATTGTTGGCTTGTCATGCTAGTTTGCAGGATTCGGAGGGTGATACACCACTACACGATGCCATATCGAAGGAACACGATGAGATGCTCTCGCTTTTGCTTGACTATGGCGCCGACATTAAGCTAACCAACAATAATGGCTTCAATGCACTACACCATGCCGCGCTCAAGGGTAATCCGAGCGCTATGAAAATATTACTCACTAAAACTAAAACGGTTCGCCCATGGATTGTGGAGGAGAAAAAGGATGACGGCTatacggcattgcatttggccGCCTTGAACAATCACGTTGAAATCGCCGAGTTGCTCGTGCATATGGGCAAGGCGAATATGGATCGGCAAAATGTAAACTTGCAGACCGCTTTACATTTGGCTGTTGAGCGCCAGCATGTGCAAATCGTTAAGTTGCTCGTGCAGGAAGGTGCCAATTTGAACATTCCCGATAAGGATGGCGACACACCGTTACATGAGGCATTGCGTCATCATACACTCTCGCAGCTGAAACAGCTGCAAGATGTCGAAGGTTTTGGCAAGCTATTGATGGGACTACGTAATCCGAATAATAAAAAGGCATCCGCATCGATTGCCTGTTTTCTGGCAGCAAATGGCGCTGATTTAACCTTGAAGAATCGTAAATCACAAACACCGCTGGACTTATGTCCCGATCCGAATTTATGCAAAACACTCGTTAAATGCTACAATGAACGTAAAACTGATGATTCCGAATTGCCCGGCAATGTCGCTGGCACCAGCTTAAATGCGCGCGCACGCGCACTTGCCACACCAGCCGTTATGGGCGGCGCTAATGGTGGCGTTGGCAGTTTGAACTCCCTGCCAGTATCAGTGGTGAGTGCTGCTGCAGGTAATGGTGGTGTAGGTGTTGCTGGCATGACGACCAGTATGCAGCAAACGGTTGCCGCTAATCTGCCATTGGGCACTGTGTTGAAAGGTGGCGCTGTAGGCGCTGGCGGTATGAACAGTGTTGGCGCCGATGTGCGTAATAGCAACACAAGCGGTGGCTTAAATAGCTTGGCTAATGATCTGTCGCAATCGCTGCATGTCGCCAATGATGCGGTGAAGCAGGCGCCACTGGAAGAATGTCTTGTTTGCTCCGATGCCAAGCGTGATACGGTGTTCAAG CCATGCGGTCACGTTTGTTGTTGCGACACTTGCGCACCGCGCGTTAAAAAGTGTCTAATTTGTCGTGAAACTGTCACATCACGTGAGAAAATCGACGAATGTTTGGTTTGCTCCGATCGTCGTGCCTCCATATTCTTCCGTCCATGTGGCCATATGGTCGCATGCGAAAATTGCTCTGGCCTAATGAAGAAATGCGTGCTTTGTCGCACACAAATCGAAGAAATGCTGCCCTACTCCTTATGCTGCGGCGGCGCTGGCATTGCCGAGAAG GTTCACGGCGTCACTCACTGCTTAACCGACGATAAATCCAACGAAATGCATTGCGTTAATACTTCAGGTCACGGTGTGGCCATGAATAATACTGTGCCCGGCGCTATGAGCACGCCCGTCGCCAGCGCCAATCAGCTGAatagtcaaaataatattttggctAGTAATGCTGCTACCGCCGCCGCTGCAGGCGCCGCCACTGTACTGGTGGCACCATCGAATGTCAACAGCTTTCAAATGGACGATGTGCAGAAACTCAAACAGCAGTTGCAGGATATCAAGGAGCAG aCTATGTGCCCCGTTTGCTTTGATCGCATCAAGAATATGGTATTTCTTTGCGGGCATGGCACTTGTCAAATGTGCGGCGATCAAATTGATGGCTGTCCGATTTGTCGCAAAACTGTGGAGAAACGTATTTTACTATTCTAA